One stretch of Brettanomyces nanus chromosome 4, complete sequence DNA includes these proteins:
- a CDS encoding uncharacterized protein (MEROPS:MER0209266): MTGRRRSSSVRSCDSAFSTQSSQHRRQSLINRLEHFTSILLILLERLITGITFILPKSIISFFTNVVRLILNLRRTDNSAYDRLISQQETVLSTDGYLRRIESLRAAETFEDLCAVNSYVCENHLVCTDDGYLLTIHRLNPESNGFRPNGKAVFLQHGLLMNSEIWCVRIKKSENIPFRLCQLGYDVFLGNNRGNKYSCKQRDHNVKDRKFWDFSIDEFAQFDMPACINYVLKFKGIPSLSFIGFSQGCSQILASISIHKDLNDKIDKLVLIAPATTPKRLANWLINSIVNLQPKMFYFLFGRKIIMQSICSWFSIVYPPLMVKLIDIPNQILFDWHSKNIDILQKLICYFHLFSTTSVKCVVHWFQIIRSNKFQMYQDSEMFEPFEYPIHQAMHIPKVLLIYGMADSLVDIDVILDQLPDFDSVNVNQLKYDDSTVASSSDSSSYQPLSEKAPLSSIEEVNNESAPDSDVDNVKVNETRVTSTEESDPKSQLHIFGVENYEHLDLLWGKGVETAVIRHVLEFLGH; the protein is encoded by the coding sequence ATGACTGGTAGACGTCGTTCTTCCAGCGTTAGAAGCTGTGATTCTGCATTTTCTACCCAAAGCAGTCAGCATAGAAGACAGAGCTTAATAAACAGATTAGAGCATTTTACATCCATTTTACTCATTTTATTAGAACGGCTGATAACGGGGATTACATTTATTCTTCCCAAATCGAtcatttccttttttaCCAATGTGGTCAGGTTGATACTCAACCTCCGCAGAACTGATAATAGTGCTTACGACAGACTTATCTCCCAGCAGGAAACTGTTCTCAGCACTGATGGCTATCTACGACGTATCGAGTCTCTCAGAGCCGCAGAGacatttgaagatctttgtGCAGTGAATAGTTACGTGTGTGAGAACCATTTAGTTTGTACTGATGATGGGTATTTGCTTACTATACACAGATTGAATCCAGAATCGAATGGATTTAGGCCGAACGGTAAGGCAGTGTTCCTACAACATGGTTTACTTATGAACAGTGAAATCTGGTGCGTCCGTATTAAAAAGAGCGAGAATATCCCTTTCAGATTATGTCAGCTAGGATACGACGTGTTTTTGGGAAACAATAGAGGTAACAAGTATTCGTGCAAACAGAGGGACCATAACGTGAAAGACCGCAAGTTCTGGGACTTTTCCATTGATGAGTTTGCTCAGTTCGACATGCCAGCCTGCATCAATTATGTCctcaaattcaaaggaaTACCAAGTCTAAGTTTCATTGGATTCAGTCAAGGATGTTCACAGATTCTTGCATCTATATCCATCCACAAGGATCTCAATGATAAGATTGATAAACTCGTTTTGATAGCTCCTGCAACAACCCCAAAGAGACTGGCAAATTGGTTAATTAACTCGATCGTCAATTTGCAGCCAAAAATGTTTTATTTCTTGTTTGGACGAAAGATTATCATGCAGTCCATCTGTTCCTGGTTCAGCATTGTTTATCCTCCTCTCATGGTGAAACTAATTGATATTCCAAATCAGATCCTATTTGACTGGCATTCCAAGAATATCGATATTCTCCAGAAGTTGATCTGCTATTTTCATCTATTCTCCACCACTTCGGTGAAATGCGTTGTTCACTGGTTCCAGATTATACGTTCCAACAAGTTCCAGATGTATCAGGATTCTGAGATGTTTGAACCGTTTGAATACCCAATTCATCAGGCAATGCACATTCCTAAGGTTCTCCTCATCTATGGAATGGCAGACTCTTTGGTTGATATTGATGTGATACTTGACCAGTTGCCTGACTTTGACTCTGTGAATGTCAACCAACTTAAGTATGACGATTCCACCGTCGCCTCCTCTTCAGATTCCTCCTCCTATCAGCCGTTGTCAGAGAAAGCTCCTCTTTCAAGTATTGAGGAAGTGAATAATGAGTCGGCACCTGACTCTGATGTCGATAACGTCAAGGTGAATGAAACCAGAGTCACATCTACTGAAGAATCCGATCCTAAGTCTCAACTCCATATTTTTGGTGTGGAAAACTACGAGCATTTGGACTTACTTTGGGGTAAAGGAGTTGAAACAGCCGTCATTCGTCATGTGCTAGAGTTTTTAGGGCATTAA
- a CDS encoding uncharacterized protein (BUSCO:EOG09344O84), translating to MSTRSQNRHRNQLLVPLQKESVSKYVHSNGPQDFAIPDPMDFSTWTEEQLRKYREMYLNPNRVISPDVKTFQGYMLEANKLGESTEAYIKNEQNRDRNLYEYRTYSDLRNNVEDHFNNHLAAKESEVLVNFLYKVKNEDKSFRLYFDRTN from the coding sequence ATGTCCACGAGATCGCAGAATCGTCACAGAAACCAGCTGTTAGTACCCcttcagaaagaaagtgTCTCTAAATATGTTCACAGTAATGGACCGCAGGATTTTGCCATACCAGACCCTATGGATTTCAGTACTTGGACAGAAGAACAACTAAGAAAATACAGAGAAATGTACTTGAATCCTAATCGTGTGATTTCACCGGACGTTAAAACATTTCAAGGCTATATGTTGGAAGCCAATAAGCTTGGCGAATCTACTGAGGCATACATTAAGAACGAGCAGAATAGAGATCGTAACTTATACGAGTATAGAACTTACAGCGATCTTCGAAACAACGTTGAAGATCATTTCAACAATCATTTGGCCGCCAAAGAAAGCGAAGTACTTGTTAATTTTCTTTATAAGGTCAAGAATGAGGACAAGAGTTTCCGGTTGTACTTCGACAGGACTAACTAG
- the TIF6 gene encoding Eukaryotic translation initiation factor 6 (BUSCO:EOG09343HGX), whose protein sequence is MATRTQFENSNEVGVFSKLTNSYCLVAIGGSENFYSAFEAELGDVIPIAHTTIAGTRIIGRMTAGNRRGLLVPSQTTDQELMHLRNSLPDNVKIQRVEERLSALGNVICCNDYVALVHPDIERETEEIIADTLGVEVFRQTIAGNVLVGSYCSISNQGGLVHPQTPIQDQEELSSLLQVPLVAGTVNRGSSVVGAGMVVNDWLAVTGLDTTAPELSVIESIFRLQDAQPDAISGNLRDTLIETYS, encoded by the coding sequence ATGGCTACAAGAACACAGTTTGAGAATTCCAACGAGGTGGGAGTATTTTCCAAGCTCACAAATTCGTATTGCTTGGTGGCTATTGGAGGGTCAGAGAACTTCTATTCAGCCTTTGAGGCAGAGCTTGGAGATGTTATTCCAATCGCTCATACAACTATTGCAGGAACTAGAATTATAGGAAGAATGACAGCAGGTAACAGAAGAGGACTTCTTGTGCCTTCACAAACTACAGATCAAGAATTAATGCATTTAAGAAACAGTTTGCCAGACAATGTCAAGattcaaagagttgaagaaagacttTCAGCTTTAGGTAATGTTATTTGCTGTAACGACTATGTTGCATTGGTTCATCCGGATATTGAGAGAGAAACGGAAGAAATTATCGCTGATACTTTGGGCGTGGAAGTGTTTAGACAGACCATCGCTGGTAACGTTTTGGTTGGATCGTACTGTTCTATCTCTAACCAGGGAGGTTTAGTCCATCCACAGACTCCTATTCAGGATCAGGAAGAGTTGTCTTCTTTGTTACAGGTTCCATTAGTGGCTGGAACGGTTAATAGAGGATCGTCTGTTGTTGGTGCCGGTATGGTGGTGAATGACTGGCTCGCAGTGACGGGACTAGACACCACCGCTCCGGAGTTATCTGTTATTGAGAGTATATTCAGATTGCAGGATGCCCAACCTGATGCCATTTCTGGTAATTTACGTGACACCCTTATCGAGACTTATTCGTAA
- a CDS encoding uncharacterized protein (BUSCO:EOG09341KLX), with product MTEKDSGKLPPFSAKTFTLHWHNNSLPVYSVDFQPNRNGKMSSRFATGGGDNNVRIWRLCCEQNGSESVEYLSTLSEHTQAVNCVRFSPTGEYLASASDDGTVKIWKLSDKIIRKFGNDDYDMKESWYVKTVCTTSPRMEIYDICWSPDSRFICCGSMNQVVVIFDATIGSIMWIANHSHYVQGVSWDPRNEYICSQSADRSVQVYKVPGDLDKSSPDITNGETSAAIKPVERLITVSRIRKAELASERIISTQQISVDSPPDAYKLTTLYHNDTLQSFFRRLTFSPDGLLLLSTSGIYKTASSPELNTVYIHTRSGLDQPPVAHIPGFKKPSIAIKFSPVIYNLLPGEDSCFKLPYRMVFAVATQDSVVIFDTQRLKPLGIAANIHYAAITDISWCSNGQVLLTSSTDGFVSRISLDESLLGKDIETYDATMLIKKFPIKKNITTQDPLADTTIGTRLDTPTNTPVTTTIVDMLAASSSDKRMQSSTLSIIATVVVAFVILNYFMSMDSRTSSTHSSTSIRRRRHDVTAQMIETVQQIAPNLTMAQIRYDLERTGDVNVTIDRYLNRGTLPNPPGTVSELPSETSSEAQPETAFNSPSDKKSAASESSVEGPFNGLSFEAKRSELAMDARAKLSRKAGLSWDQLKANYGYA from the exons ATGACAGAGAAAGATTCAGGGAAGTTACCACCGTTTTCTGCAAAGACGTTCACACTTCATTGGCACAACAACTCGCTTCCAGTGTATAGTGTAGACTTCCAGCCAAATAGGAACGGTAAGATGTCGTCAAGATTTGCTACAGGTGGAGGAGATAACAACGTGAGGATATGGAGGCTTTGCTGTGAGCAGAATGGCAGTGAGTCTGTGGAATATTTGAGTACACTCAGTGAACATACTCAAGCGGTAAACTGTGTGAGATTTAGTCCTACAGGAGAGTATTTGGCTAGTGCGTCAGACGATGGAACCGTGAAGATCTGGAAATTGTCTGACAAGATCATTCGAAAGTTCGGTAACGATGATTACGATATGAAGGAAAGCTGGTATGTGAAGACAGTATGCACAACCTCACCTCGAATGGAGATATACGATATCTGCTGGTCTCCGGACTCCAGATTCATTTGTTGTGGCTCAATGAATCAGGTGGTTGTTATCTTTGATGCCACTATCGGTTCAATCATGTGGATAGCGAATCATTCTCACTATGTTCAGGGAGTTTCATGGGACCCAAGGAATGAATACATCTGCTCGCAGTCTGCAGACAGAAGTGTTCAAGTGTACAAGGTTCCCGGGGACTTGGATAAGTCGTCGCCTGACATTACCAATGGCGAAACATCTGCCGCCATTAAACCAGTAGAAAGGCTAATTACGGTATCCAGAATCCGTAAGGCCGAATTAGCGTCAGAAAGGATCATATCTACTCAACAGATCTCTGTTGATTCACCCCCGGATGCTTACAAACTCACTACCTTGTACCACAACGACACTTTGCAGTCGTTTTTCCGTCGACTCACATTTTCCCCCGATGGACTATTACTCTTATCAACTTCAGGAATATACAAGACAGCTTCATCGCCGGAACTCAACACTGTCTACATACATACCAGATCTGGCCTAGACCAACCTCCTGTCGCTCATATACCAGGTTTTAAGAAGCCTTCAATAGCAATCAAGTTTAGTCCTGTGATATACAACCTTTTACCGGGGGAGGATAGCTGCTTTAAGCTACCCTACCGTATGGTATTTGCTGTTGCGACGCAAGATTCCGTTGTTATATTTGACACGCAGAGACTCAAACCATTAGGAATAGCGGCAAATATCCATTACGCTGCAATTACCGATATCTCGTGGTGTTCCAACGGCCAAGTTTTGCTTACTTCATCAACTGATGGCTTTGTCTCCCGTATTTCTCTAGACGAGAGCCTTCTAGGAAAGGATATCGAGACTTACGATGCTACGATGCTTATCAAGAAGTTTCcgataaagaagaatattACTACTCAGGATCCTCTGGCAGATACTACGATAGGTACTCGGTTAGACACTCCTACAAATACTCCGGTAACCACTACGATAGTGGATATGCTAGCGGCATCATCGTCCGATAAAAGA ATGCAATCGTCAACGCTTAGTATCATTGCAACGGTGGTTGTTGCATTTGTGATTTTGAACTACTTTATGAGCATGGATTCCAGGACTAGTTCTACCCACTCAAGCACATCAATCAGGAGAAGACGTCATGATGTCACTGCTCAAATGATTGAAACAGTTCAACAAATAGCACCAAATTTGACGATGGCACAAATTCGATATGATTTAGAGAGGACTGGAGATGTTAACGTGACCATAGATAGGTATCTCAACCGGGGTACGCTACCAAATCCTCCTGGAACTGTATCTGAACTCCCTTCAGAGACATCTTCAGAGGCACAGCCAGAAACGGCCTTCAACTCCCCATCAGATAAAAAATCAGCGGCATCAGAATCGTCCGTTGAGGGTCCTTTCAACGGTCTCAGCTTCGAAGCTAAACGAAGCGAGCTTGCGATGGATGCAAGAGCTAAGCTTTCACGGAAAGCAGGACTCAGTTGGGACCAGTTAAAGGCCAATTACGGATATGCATGA
- the ACO1 gene encoding Aconitate hydratase mitochondrial translates to MLAVSRGSIRISRCRGMATVSSRLTRDSKVHMNNLEDHSFINYKKNIDNLAIIRRRLNRPLTYAEKILYSHLDDPENQEIERGKSYLKLRPDRVACQDATAQMAILQFISAGLPSVATPATVHCDHLIQAQKSGPEDLVRAKKMNKEVFEFLASACAKYNIGFWGPGSGIIHQILLENYAFPGALFIGTDSHTPNAGGLGQLAIGVGGADAVDVLAGQSWELKAPKFIGVKLTGRMSGWTSPKDIILKLAGITTVKGGTGAIVEYFGDGINTFSCTGMATICNMGAEIGATTSVFPFNNSMVEFLNATDRSDIADFAKLYQHDYLSADKGCEYDQVIEIDLNNLEPYVNGPFTPDLATPVSKMKDVAPVKGWPTDVRVGLIGSCTNSSYEDMSRAASIIEDAKKHGLKAKTLFTVTPGSEQVRATIERDGFLHTFEEFGGKVLANACGPCIGQWDRQDIKKGEKNTIVSSFNRNFTSRNDGNPQTHAFVASPEMVVAYAISGDLRFNPVSDTLLGADGKEFKLQPPEGEGLPAKGYDKGKDTYQAPPADRSSVRVAIAPTSDRLQQLTPFKPWNGKDAKNMPILIKSFGKTTTDHISMAGPWLKYRGHLQNISNNYMIGAINIVNKEANNIQNHYNGAWGGVPDTAAWYRDHGHKWVVIGGENFGEGSSREHAALEPRFLGGFAIVTKSFARIHETNLKKQGLLALNFKNPEDYDKINPDDEMDIVGLASFAPGKDLTMVVHPKNGSAWKCPLTHSFNKEQIEWFKAGSALNRMKNVFAAEKADRN, encoded by the coding sequence ATGTTGGCTGTTTCAAGAGGTTCAATTAGAATTTCACGTTGCCGAGGTATGGCCACGGTCTCCTCTAGGCTCACTAGAGATTCCAAGGTCCATATGAACAATTTGGAAGATCACTCTTTCATCAATTACaagaaaaatattgataaCTTGGCTatcataagaagaagactcAACAGACCTTTGACTTATGCTGAGAAGATTTTGTACTCGCATTTGGATGATCCTGAAAACcaggaaattgaaagaggtAAGTCCTACTTGAAGTTACGTCCAGACAGAGTTGCTTGTCAAGATGCAACTGCTCAGATGGCTATCTTGCAGTTTATATCTGCTGGCTTGCCTTCGGTTGCCACTCCGGCCACTGTTCACTGTGATCACTTGATTCAGGCCCAAAAGTCCGGACCCGAGGATTTGGTCAGGGCtaagaagatgaacaagGAGGTGTTTGAATTCTTGGCTTCTGCCTGTGCTAAGTACAATATTGGTTTCTGGGGACCTGGTTCCGGTATTATTCACCAGATCTTACTAGAGAACTATGCTTTCCCAGGTGCCTTGTTTATTGGTACTGATTCACATACTCCGAATGCAGGTGGTTTGGGTCAATTGGCAATTGGTGTTGGTGGTGCCGATGCCGTCGATGTCCTAGCTGGTCAGTCTTGGGAATTGAAGGCTCCAAAATTCATTGGTGTCAAGTTGACTGGTAGAATGTCTGGCTGGACTTCTCCTAAGGATATTATTTTGAAACTTGCTGGTATTACTACCGTCAAAGGTGGTACTGGTGCCATTGTCGAGTACTTTGGTGACGGTATTAATACCTTCTCTTGTACCGGTATGGCCACTATTTGCAATATGGGTGCTGAAATCGGTGCTACTACCTCGGTTTTCCCATTTAACAACTCTATGGTTGAATTCTTGAACGCTACTGACCGTTCGGATATCGCTGATTTTGCAAAGTTGTATCAACATGACTACTTGTCCGCGGATAAAGGTTGTGAGTACGATCAAGTCATTGAAATCGACTTGAACAACTTGGAGCCTTACGTTAACGGTCCATTCACCCCAGATCTTGCCACACCGGTCTCCAAGATGAAGGATGTTGCCCCAGTTAAGGGATGGCCCACCGATGTCAGAGTCGGATTGATTGGTTCTTGCACTAACTCCTCTTACGAGGACATGTCTCGTGCTGCATCCATCATTGAGGACGCTAAGAAGCACGGTTTGAAAGCCAAGACCTTGTTCACAGTGACTCCAGGTTCGGAGCAAGTGAGAGCCACCATTGAGAGAGATGGCTTTTTGCATACTTTTGAGGAATTTGGTGGTAAGGTTTTGGCCAATGCTTGTGGTCCATGTATTGGTCAATGGGATAGACAAGATATCAAAAAGGGAGAGAAGAATACcattgtttcttctttcaacagAAACTTTACATCCAGAAATGATGGTAACCCACAGACTCATGCGTTTGTTGCCTCTCCCGAAATGGTTGTTGCCTATGCCATCTCCGGGGACTTGAGATTCAACCCGGTGTCTGATACCTTGTTGGGTGCTGACGGAAAAGAGTTCAAATTGCAGCCACCggaaggagaaggattGCCTGCAAAGGGTTATGACAAGGGTAAGGACACATACCAGGCACCACCTGCTGACAGATCTAGCGTTCGCGTTGCTATTGCCCCAACCTCTGACAGATTACAGCAATTGACTCCTTTCAAACCTTGGAATGGAAAGGATGCTAAAAACATGCCTATCTTGATCAAGTCGTTTGGAAAGACCACCACTGATCACATCTCTATGGCTGGACCATGGTTGAAGTACCGTGGCCACTTGCAAAACATTTCTAACAACTACATGATTGGTGCAATCAATATTGTTAACAAGGAGGCCAACAATATCCAGAATCATTACAATGGTGCATGGGGAGGAGTTCCAGATACTGCAGCATGGTACAGAGACCATGGCCACAAGTGGGTTGTcattggaggagaaaaCTTTGGAGAAGGTTCGTCCAGAGAGCATGCTGCTTTGGAACCAAGATTCTTGGGAGGTTTTGCTATTGTGACCAAATCGTTTGCCAGAATTCACGAGaccaacttgaagaagcaaggTCTACTTGCCTtaaacttcaagaatccAGAAGACTATGATAAGATTAACCCAGACGATGAAATGGATATTGTTGGCTTGGCTAGCTTTGCCCCAGGTAAAGACTTGACGATGGTTGTTCATCCAAAGAACGGTTCCGCCTGGAAATGTCCATTGACTCACTCTTTCAACAAGGAACAGATTGAGTGGTTCAAGGCTGGTTCTGCATTGAACAGAATGAAGAATGTGTTTGCTGCTGAAAAGGCTGATCGCAACTAG